Genomic segment of Plasmodium vinckei vinckei genome assembly, chromosome: PVVCY_10:
tcatatcattttcatcaaatTTAGTATCATAAAATGTGTCCTTTGTTTCACTATTGTAAATACAATCGCCCTTACAAGGATAGATTTGGTCATTagtacaaatatatatactcaTATCAAAATCAATGATGACTaacttttcaaaatttttatctttaaaCATTAAATTATCTAATTTAATATCTCggtgaataataaaattatcatgTAGTACACTAATTCCACTtaataattgaaaaattatatctttaattttttcaaagggtatattttcatttgataCATAATCGACTAAATCTGTACCTTCACATAATtccataataataaaaaaatgtgattGATTTTCTAAAAcatcataaatttttattatattttcattatcaatttttttaataattttgtatatatttgtatatgtGTTATAACTCATAATAGATAATTgcttttctttatttacacattttataactacatttttattatttcttatatcataacatttatataaaaaattaattgtattgtctttaattaattctataaatttaaaattattttttatatattcacatTTTTCCAAACAgtctataaatatattaataggactattttcataattatttttgtttgaatatcgattatattcattattcaAATTGTTTAAATTATCTTCATTTCCGAATATCTgagaatttttatttttttgaaatacaTTAAATCCGTTCCAATCCAAGCTATTAATTGTCTCCATGCCATTTCTTTCGTTTACTAAATTAGAGTTTTGAGTATTCCGCcctttaaaattttcttcGACTTTAGAAActtcttttaaatttatatcaatACTACAAAATCGTGATCCATCATTTAaactattaatattttcttcagcTTCActaattttatcattttcttttttagtGGGATAAATTTTACTACATGATTTTATGGGTTTTACTCGAgttgtattattatctttattttttatatatgtatatttctTAGTACTTgttgttaataatattcttttacatattttatcttttcgactttttccattttcattataactataatttttgttattattttttcctgctatgttacaatattttctctgtttatatatatttttttcttcttttatttttttaatggtACTAATTTGTTCATCCCTTTGAGTGcttaaagatataaaagTTGTCTTATGGGTATCTTTTCGATCAACTCGAAAAATGTCACCCAAAGAAGGCATGCTTTCATTAAGTTTATCATCGTGTTGTATTTTCAAATCATCTgccatataatatatatcattatccTTTTCTATTGTTTCTATTTCTTTACAATCTTCCGTTTTTTCcttgttatattttatttcattattctTCCCTGTTTCTAAAAAAAGGTGAGAAAACTTATCAccctttaattttataaaagaattCAAAccatatgtttttaaattatttctttcGATATTAATTGCACCACCattgatatataaataaattattatgttcGAATTGGAACATTCtgttttattctttttataattatttatatataatcttTTGTCAAATGATTTATTGCATCGaactttataattatttctattaatatttatatcacactttttaataaagcTATAATATTCTTTTAGTTTGgctatattataaaaaagtgtattttctatattttgtaaatatgtattacaaatataaataatacttCTTATGTACttacttttaaaaatttcttttttcatatatttatttatattactatAATGACtactatcatttttttcattttgtatttttcttcgattttttattcttttcatttctaaattgtttattattttaatacaattttttaaaaaatatatgtataaatagatcaagttatttttattgttgtCTATTTTGGGATTACtgtaaatacatttttttgtatgttcgattttacatatttcaCTAATAAATAgcatatacaaattattaaatactgaaataaattttgatgattttttaaaatatgaaaatatatttttatcattaaaattattattcatatgtatattattatatgtgcCATTTATTTCGctataatttgtattttcccaaaaaatatttcttgtactattttttgtgctatttttttttcttattgtctttctttctttttttcttcttatCAAATCAGTTATAATATCTTCATTTGCATATTTGTTGATGCAAATTAGAGAATTAATTGCTCTTTTACAATAATGTGAtgataaatacaaattgataaaacgaattaattgtattatttcttttttaattttttgtattctgtaataatttataaattttaaatattgtcTATCTATAGAATAGTTCCAATATTTGTTTCTTATTCTTCTTAATAAGTTCCGATTTAAATGtggttttttttctttatcggtatatatattaagaaGTATAGaagaataattttttttatgtttatcattattacatattttgataatacACTCATTAAATAGTTcgatttgttttatattatcaggcatacatatattattctgatcaatattatatgtacatgTAGTACTACTGTTGCTATtgtctttattttcattatggTTGCATTGATATGCCACAGTGTTATGACCTATTGTAATTTTAGTCGTATCCACATTTAGGCATTTATCTTCAATGTCCTCATCCTTTGGGACATTTGTAGTATCGGTACCCTGATATAATGCACTACAATATGTTCCATTTTCCAcattaataatatcatatatatcgTCTATATCAGTTGTATCTCTTTCATCTGAAATTTTctgattatttattttttttttcttcttttttcgttttacaaatttgaaaaggtagttgcaaaaaaaacattgatgcatttttacaatgaatatttttttattttataacgTCTATTCGATTTGTAAAATGCCCAATAAAAAGATTCTTCATCATAAGCTTATAAATCATTTAACTGACAAGGAagatttttgaaaattaaaaatctaaaacaaatatgctacacacaaaaaatcataataatagcaataataataataataataacaaaacgAACGTACAAAATCTAAAATTCGGTTATTACTATCATTTATTGGCTATTTTAATCaaatatacttttattatatatgattaacaaaatataaaatatcaaGTTACACggatatgtaaatatatatagtgatacataattattatacgcatacacttatatatatataagtgtATGCCAACAAAATTAGTTGTAtcttcatatatttatttccacaggtatacataatttttaaatatacaaaaatgtaataaatttaaaataaaatagaaatatataatatacatgacaaaataatgtgtcttttaaaatattatcacaATTTAGTATtcctataaataaaaaatataatgtgtattatatattttatatttctattttatttttctgttttttctattttttctatttttttttttcattttttattattttttttttttgttttatgttataatatctaattattaaaaaaataatatattataatctATGATTTTTTCgtctttaatatttttgtataatatactaatgtaacaaaaataagttGTCTgggataatataaataaaaattattatatgtataatatgtaaCACACAcacaatataataataacatataaaaattataatatacatgtaaaataaacataaattgctattatttatttttatattgtacACATATTATTGTGGAATTTATTCCCCTCCTTATCTATAATTCATAATAACACACACTCTCCtgtttaattaatatttaggATTATGCACCTAAACTAATAAATAGAATTTACTaataacatataatatgtattatttttctttcctTACTACTATTAAACAGTTATTAATAACCTTGAAAgtgtattttattattttttttcttgaaAATACGTAATACTTGTTAAAGGAATACACATgttacatattatttattatatgaacgTCGTGCATgcaataattaaaaatatgtaacactttaattttatgtgtacatataaagtatacattttattttaaatatctTTAGATTTTTTCAAAAGTTTTAACGAATtctaattattttatttaaaatttaaattcttaaaaaaaatataatatgtataaaaacgaaaaagctatttaaaatgaaatcaaatgtaaaaaaaacatagtTTAGTACGGTCTTATAACTAAAATTCCAAACTGTtgtattgaaaaaattaatttctATCCTTGTATACAACTATGATAaggaaaaattattttggcctatcaaaaaaatatcacgtacacacacatatatatgagaATTCTATGCACACACACTTTTATAAACTACAATAgttatatacttatataatattaaaaaatgtaatgcaccataatataaaaacaagaaaaaaaaaatatttttttaccttCATTGATGGCATACATTAGTCGATTTCgtaatttttctttgtttttatagtctggaattttcaaataatttgtaCATGTCATAACACTTGGtaaatcattattatcttcTTTCTTAACAACTTTCATTAATGGcctaaatatataaaataaatataattattaatataaaatccTTATAAGCTTTATTTTCCAAAACATATACacacaaaattaataaatatccCCTTTGTCtccatattatatatataaatgtgtatattttcttACTTTAAGGCTGAAAACCCATTATTAGGTAAGGTAGAAGTTCCGGTACAAAATTTAAGAAACATTTTCCTTTCATTACAGTCAAATTCTGATAATATCTCGATTAGCGTGATGAATGTAATTGAATCGTTTGTGTAccttcataaaaaaaaaagtcataaatttatttgttatttatttgcgTATGTGTGTTTACATGCatatcaataaaaataagtggtattttaaaatacattttccgtttatttattgtaaTTGCTTTATGCTTACCCATGATCAGGTTTAATATAAGTTGATAAATGAGATATTGTCCAATACtcatcattattaatacTACTTCCAAATAAATACTCACATATTTCTTCTTcgtcaaaaatatttgtacaTATTAATGGCGCTATAGTACTAAAACCGAAGCGAAATGCCCATAcctattataaaattaattaaacatttatatattccaattatttatatccttTTTAACTTGCTCACAATTtataatgtatttatacGACAATAAAATGTAGGTAtaccaaaaaataatgatatcaaatatatatataatttttacctgaaattttattccctcatataaagaatattgaattgttttgtttataaacAAATCTAAGTTTTCATTGGTTACGGGTATGTTCGAACCATCAGGTATTAATTCAACGGGTGGCGTAGTTCctgttattatattaaaaagaaacaaaatattatgtatagaCTTTTTCACACtacttaatatatatgactAATAATTTAACAATATTTCAAATGGCTCAGGCATCAAACATTTATGAGCACATCTCTTAAGCAATTTATCGCTATGCATAaagaatttttatataaaattattacctAATAGTGTAAAATCGAGGTGTAAATCTTCAACATTTTTGCCATCTCTTCGGTATTCTAATagtttatttatactattCATGTTTACTGCATCAAcctaagaaaaaataaaaataaataaagtaaaacaaaaatcCACATacttaaatattatatgcacaACCGCATGTGCGATGATGAACTactataaacatatttctttcttctttcatttttttatctgtTATTATAAAgcaagaatatatatttttccccACTTACCGATTGATAGTGGTGCAATTTTGACATGTTGATGTACCCAGAGTTATTCATTACAAGGTACCAAAATAATGGATGTAAATTAATATCGACATTTCGA
This window contains:
- a CDS encoding serine/threonine protein kinase, putative, producing the protein MHQCFFCNYLFKFVKRKKKKKKINNQKISDERDTTDIDDIYDIINVENGTYCSALYQGTDTTNVPKDEDIEDKCLNVDTTKITIGHNTVAYQCNHNENKDNSNSSTTCTYNIDQNNICMPDNIKQIELFNECIIKICNNDKHKKNYSSILLNIYTDKEKKPHLNRNLLRRIRNKYWNYSIDRQYLKFINYYRIQKIKKEIIQLIRFINLYLSSHYCKRAINSLICINKYANEDIITDLIRRKKERKTIRKKNSTKNSTRNIFWENTNYSEINGTYNNIHMNNNFNDKNIFSYFKKSSKFISVFNNLYMLFISEICKIEHTKKCIYSNPKIDNNKNNLIYLYIYFLKNCIKIINNLEMKRIKNRRKIQNEKNDSSHYSNINKYMKKEIFKSKYIRSIIYICNTYLQNIENTLFYNIAKLKEYYSFIKKCDININRNNYKVRCNKSFDKRLYINNYKKNKTECSNSNIIIYLYINGGAINIERNNLKTYGLNSFIKLKGDKFSHLFLETGKNNEIKYNKEKTEDCKEIETIEKDNDIYYMADDLKIQHDDKLNESMPSLGDIFRVDRKDTHKTTFISLSTQRDEQISTIKKIKEEKNIYKQRKYCNIAGKNNNKNYSYNENGKSRKDKICKRILLTTSTKKYTYIKNKDNNTTRVKPIKSCSKIYPTKKENDKISEAEENINSLNDGSRFCSIDINLKEVSKVEENFKGRNTQNSNLVNERNGMETINSLDWNGFNVFQKNKNSQIFGNEDNLNNLNNEYNRYSNKNNYENSPINIFIDCLEKCEYIKNNFKFIELIKDNTINFLYKCYDIRNNKNVVIKCVNKEKQLSIMSYNTYTNIYKIIKKIDNENIIKIYDVLENQSHFFIIMELCEGTDLVDYVSNENIPFEKIKDIIFQLLSGISVLHDNFIIHRDIKLDNLMFKDKNFEKLVIIDFDMSIYICTNDQIYPCKGDCIYNSETKDTFYDTKFDENDMNMCDPDQTSAKNIGISDNFNTGCSEKSKNNICKEGNNAATSNTFTDYANQGKHEKVDKMENHDSVKIKNSCLYKNEPDVNALGSNNTYTNKFIQNDKKGNNWNSWDISNSYDYIKNKNKTHNKKSTSLDYNYIRKVENNFLSSNTRNIEKSFISNEDKIIYNDLIIGTKEYMSPYCLKGMYSIKTDIYSIGVTIFLIIFKSFPYLFDEISINKWEEEIINKNKEIVIPFSFLFHNVNCTYFIKLMDLHLINNNIYFCNDSCLLDDNLKEIAKIQGIKFDFDKIKINQKNIYLVEILRKTLSLDVCDQYKNVSQIMESPLFN